GCATCTGCCTGCGCGGACTGCCCGGCTGGGGCGAGGTGATGGCACCGCTCACCACCGTCGTCAACACCTTCGGCGGCACCTGGTTCACCAAGGACTGGAAGGCGGAACTGGACTCCCCCGCCTTCGAGAAGGCGACGAAGTTCTACGTCGACCTCGTGCGCCGGCACGGCGAGTCCGGCGCCGCCCAGTCCGGCTTCGCCGAGTGCCTGAACAACATGACCCAGGGCAAGGTCGCCATGTGGTACGACGCCACGTCCGCGGCCGGCTCCCTGGAGGCCGAGGGCTCACCCGTGAAGGGCAAGCTCGGCTACGCGCCCGCCCCCGTGGAGAGGACCGCCGGCTCCGGCTGGCTCTACACCTGGGCCTGGGGCATCCAGAAGGCCTCCCGCAACCCCGACAAGGCCTGGAAGTTCGTCTCCTGGGCGTCCGGCAAGGGCTACGAGCAGCTGGTCGGCGAGACCAGCGGCTGGCCCAATGTGCCGGCCGGCAAACGCGCCTCGACCTACACCAACGCCGAGTACGTCAGGTCGGCCGCCGCCTTCCAGGAGATGACCAAGGAGGCCATCGAGGGCGCCCGGCCCAACGACCCGGGGGTGCAGCCGCGCCCCGCGCCCGGCATCCAGTTCGTCGGCATCCCCGAGTTCACCGATCTCGGCACCAAGGTCTCCCAGGAGATCAGTGCCGCCATCGCCGGACGCCAGTCCGTCGACTCGGCGCTGAAGAGGTCCCAGCAGCTCGCCGAGAAGATCTCGAAGGAGTACGAGGGACGATGACCGCCACGACGACCGCGCCGATCGCCGCAACTCCCCTACGCGCCCAGGGCGCACCGTCGACCCGGCTGCGCGCCTGGGTCACCCGCGCCCCGCTGCTGCCCGCCCTGGTGTTCATGATCGCGGTGACCCAGCTCCCCTTCGTGGCCACGCTGGTGATCTCGTTCTTCGACTGGAACGCCCTCTACCCGAAGGCCCGTCACTTCACCGGCCTCGACAACTACCGGCAGGTCCTCACCGACGCCGACCTGCGCCACTCGGTGTGGACGACCGTCCTGCTGACCGTCACCGTGGTCCTGGTCAGCCTGGTCCTGGGCCTGCTGCTGGCCCTGCTCCTGGACCGCAGGTTCAAGGGCCGCGGGGTGGTCCGCACCCTGCTGATCGCCCCCTTCCTGGTGGTCCCGGTGGCCGCGGCCCTGCTGTGGAAGCACGTGCTCTACAACCCCGAATACGGCCTGTTCAACGGCCTGTTGCACTACGTCGGTGGCCCCCAGCCGGACTGGATCTCCCGTACCCCGCTGATGGCGGTGGAGGCCTCGCTCGTCTGGCAGTGGACGCCGTTCATGATGCTGATCCTGCTGGCCGGTCTGCAGAGCCGCGACCACCAGCAGATCGAGGCGGCCCGCGTCGACGGCGCGAGCGACTGGCAGATCTTCCGCCACCTGACACTGCCGCACCTGCGCCGCTACCTCGAACTCGGCGCGCTCCTCGGCTCGATCTACATCGTCCAGAACTTCGACGCCGTCTTCACGATCACCTCGGGCGGCCTGGGCACCGCCAACCTCCCCTACACCGTCTACCAGAGCTTCTACCAGGCCCACGAGAACGGCCTCGCCTCCGCCGCGGGCGTCCTGGTGGTCATCGGCTCGATCGTCATCGCCACCTTCGCGCTGCGCGTGGTGTCGTCCCTGTTCCAGGAGGTGTCCCGCGCATGAGCACCGTCGCCGTAAAAACCCGCCCGCGCCGCCGGGGAGCCGGCCTGGGCCTGCTGGCCTGGCTGGTCGGGATCGCGTTCTTCCTGCCCATCGCGTGGATGGCGCTGACCTCCTTCCACTCCGAGTCGGACGCGGCGACCAACCCGCCGTCCTTCGCGGCCGCCCTCACCCTGGACGGCTACCGCGAGTTCTTCGGCACCGGCGGCGGCGCGAGCCCCTGGCCGGCGCTGATCAACTCGACCGTGGCGTCGGTGGCGTCGACGCTGTGCGTGCTGTTCCTCGCCCTGCCGGCCGCGTACGCGCTGTCCGTGCGGCCGGTGAAGAAGTGGACGGACGTCCTGTTCTTCTTCCTGTCGACGAAGATGATGCCCGCGGTGGCCGGCCTGCTGCCGATCTACCTGTTCGCCAAGAACGCCGGACTTCTGGACAACATCTGGCTGCTGGTCCTGCTCTACACCGCCATGAACCTGCCGATCGCGGTGTGGATGATGCAGTCGTTCCTGGCCGAGGTGCCGGTGGCGGTGATCGAGGCCGCGCAGATCGACGGCGCCCGGCTGCCGACGATCCTCGCGCGCGTGGTCGCCCCGATCGCCCTTCCGGGCATCGCCGCGACCGCCCTGATCTGCTTCATCTTCAGCTGGAACGAACTGCTCTTCGCCCGGGTCCTGACCGGCGTGGTCGCCGAGACCGCCCCCGTGTTCCTGACCGGCTTCATCACCAGCCAAGGCCTGTTCCTGGCGAAGGTGTGCGCCGCGTCCCTCGTCATCTCCCTGCCGGTGCTCGCCGCGGGGTTCGCCGCCCAGGACAAGCTGGTCCAGGGCCTGTCGCTTGGAGCCGTCAAATGAAGGCCGCCGTCATCGAGTCCGTGGGCCGCGCCGTCGTCACCGAGGTCCCGGACCCGACCCCCGGCCCCCGCGAGGTCGTCGTCGAAGTGGCCGCCTGCGGCCTGTGCGGCACCGACCTGCACATCCTCCAGGGCGAGTTCGCCCCCAAGCTGCCGATCGTGCCGGGGCACGAGTTCGCGGGCGAGGTCGTCGGCGTCGGCACCCAGGTCACGGAGGTCGCGGTCGGCGACCGGGTGGCGGTCGATCCGTCGCTGTACTGCCACGAGTGCCGGTACTGCCGTACGGGTCACAGCAACCTCTGCGAGCGGTGGGCCGCCATCGGCGTCACCACCGGGGGCGGCGCCGCCCAGTACGCCGTCGCACCGGTCGCGAACTGCGTGAAGCTGCCCGAACACATACGCACCCAGGACGCCGCCCTGGTCGAGCCGCTGTCCTGCGCGATCCGCGGCTACGACGTCCTGCGCTCCCGCCTGGGCGCACACGTCCTGATCTACGGCTCGGGCACGATGGGCCTGATGATGCTGGAACTCGCCAAGCGGACCGGCGCGGCGAGCGTCGACGTGGTCGACCTGAACGCGGAGCGGCTGGAGACCGCGCGGCGCCTCGGGGTGTCGGCGTCCGCCGCGAACCCGGACGAGCTGGACCGTCCGCAGGGCTGGGACCTGGTGATCGACGCGACGGGCAACGCGGCGGCCATCCAGGACGGCCTGGAGCGGGTGGCCAAGGCCGGGACGTTCCTGCAGTTCGGGGTGGCGGACTACGCGACCCGGGTGACGATCGACCCGTACCGCATCTACAACCAGGAGATCACGATCACCGGCTCCATGGCGGTCCTGCACAGCTTCGAGCGGGCGGCGGAACTGTTCGGGAACGGCGTCCTCGACCCCGACGTCTTCATCAGCGACCGCATCCCGCTGGAGCGGTACCCGCAGGCGCTGGAGCAGTTCGCCGCCGGAGTCGGACGGAAGATCGTCGTGGTGCCGTAGAAGTTTAAGGGAACGGTAAAGCCGTTACGCTCGTTCACCGGTCATGACAGCTATGACCCCGGGCTCGAACATCCCTCTGTCCGTCTCACGCGTGGCGGTGGACGT
Above is a genomic segment from Streptomyces sp. SLBN-31 containing:
- a CDS encoding sugar ABC transporter substrate-binding protein; translation: MRTPSRRRPPRATLALAAAGTLLAPLLSGCWAGAGGSGSGGDSINVLMVNNPQMVELQKLTKAHFTAETGIKVNFTVLPENDVRDKISQDFANQAGQYDVATLSNYEIPIYARNGWLHEMNSYVAKDPSYDEQDVLKPMRQSLTADDGKLYGQPFYGESSFLMYRKDVFAAKGLTMPAHPTWTQVADLAARADGARPGMKGICLRGLPGWGEVMAPLTTVVNTFGGTWFTKDWKAELDSPAFEKATKFYVDLVRRHGESGAAQSGFAECLNNMTQGKVAMWYDATSAAGSLEAEGSPVKGKLGYAPAPVERTAGSGWLYTWAWGIQKASRNPDKAWKFVSWASGKGYEQLVGETSGWPNVPAGKRASTYTNAEYVRSAAAFQEMTKEAIEGARPNDPGVQPRPAPGIQFVGIPEFTDLGTKVSQEISAAIAGRQSVDSALKRSQQLAEKISKEYEGR
- a CDS encoding carbohydrate ABC transporter permease, with the protein product MTATTTAPIAATPLRAQGAPSTRLRAWVTRAPLLPALVFMIAVTQLPFVATLVISFFDWNALYPKARHFTGLDNYRQVLTDADLRHSVWTTVLLTVTVVLVSLVLGLLLALLLDRRFKGRGVVRTLLIAPFLVVPVAAALLWKHVLYNPEYGLFNGLLHYVGGPQPDWISRTPLMAVEASLVWQWTPFMMLILLAGLQSRDHQQIEAARVDGASDWQIFRHLTLPHLRRYLELGALLGSIYIVQNFDAVFTITSGGLGTANLPYTVYQSFYQAHENGLASAAGVLVVIGSIVIATFALRVVSSLFQEVSRA
- a CDS encoding carbohydrate ABC transporter permease, whose translation is MSTVAVKTRPRRRGAGLGLLAWLVGIAFFLPIAWMALTSFHSESDAATNPPSFAAALTLDGYREFFGTGGGASPWPALINSTVASVASTLCVLFLALPAAYALSVRPVKKWTDVLFFFLSTKMMPAVAGLLPIYLFAKNAGLLDNIWLLVLLYTAMNLPIAVWMMQSFLAEVPVAVIEAAQIDGARLPTILARVVAPIALPGIAATALICFIFSWNELLFARVLTGVVAETAPVFLTGFITSQGLFLAKVCAASLVISLPVLAAGFAAQDKLVQGLSLGAVK
- a CDS encoding zinc-dependent alcohol dehydrogenase family protein: MKAAVIESVGRAVVTEVPDPTPGPREVVVEVAACGLCGTDLHILQGEFAPKLPIVPGHEFAGEVVGVGTQVTEVAVGDRVAVDPSLYCHECRYCRTGHSNLCERWAAIGVTTGGGAAQYAVAPVANCVKLPEHIRTQDAALVEPLSCAIRGYDVLRSRLGAHVLIYGSGTMGLMMLELAKRTGAASVDVVDLNAERLETARRLGVSASAANPDELDRPQGWDLVIDATGNAAAIQDGLERVAKAGTFLQFGVADYATRVTIDPYRIYNQEITITGSMAVLHSFERAAELFGNGVLDPDVFISDRIPLERYPQALEQFAAGVGRKIVVVP